ccttttttgacactcttaggttatacgaaaatgttagttttaactcaatactctttttctcaatatttttctaattcaacctatcgattattatacatcgatttaaagagaaagctttaagcttcaatttaaaataagtttcatttcttaatttcaataaacacggtttccaggaatttttgaattagcatcttttttgacacttagattatgcgaaaatagggggattgcatattttgctaaaattgattccaaaggcctttactgagtgtattttgatagccttttaattctgtcacagtttcaaaatttttgacttcttgggacacaaagggttaagcaTATCGCTTATatctgtaaatggtagttttagccactttctctatatgaaaatgcaaaggagataggcaccattattattatagtgAACTGTAATTTAACTTGTACACAACTGGTTGTTTGTAGTACAGTGCTATTGGGTTCGACCTGTTTTTGtacccacaaaaaaaatatcgtCTGTATAATGTTTTAGGCATTCATGCAGATCCAAAGCTAGTATTTTTTATGCCACATTCAGCAGAGTATATATTAATGGATCTCCCTTCTTATTAAGGGGTACCAGTACcctaatttaattgttattctatattcttgtatatttttaatgaattaaaactagaactaccactagctcaagaactagaaatattcgagtTTAGCTTAGTCTTCAgacaataaaaactttaaacattaatttaaccCACCAAAAGACATCTTTGAAACGCTAATTTACTATCTTGTAACACAGTAATGGCCAATTCTtctgataaaaatgtttcgcctccataattttcaatttgagcAATATTTAAGTTGGTTCTTGTACCAATTGCCGCTTGGATATCCCTCCTTAATTCTTGGAAACTTCACAAAACAacatttaagttttattttaacactttaAGTTTTATTCTTACCCCCCAGAATGTAACTGTCTCTTTTGATGATTCTTTGATTCAtaatatttcttcaaaacgTCCGCGAGACGCCCTTTTAAACAATCCAATTCTAAACTGAAAcattaaaaacgttaaaatcacCTTAATTTCGTcactttaaattatttacttgaTGTAATTTTCAATGTacgatttataaatgttgtttGTAAGTTTTTCTAAGAAAGATTTATCGCTCATATTTGCTGATTCTAAATTGGAGGAGAGTTGAAGAGTcctagaaacattttaaaatcaaagatagtttttaaaaaattgatttttaccTCGAATAAAGATcgtataaaacttttaaataattataagtaTCCAATTTAGTAATGGATAATCGTTCTTGTATGTACATTTGTAAATGGGAATGATACAAATTAAGAACATATTTAGAGATAACTTGTTCGGGgttattaaaaacttgtttaaTGATTTCATAGCTGTTTTTGCACAAATTTAGCATATAAAGAAACACATCTTTATTTGATAAACAaccctaaaacaaaaaaaagcatAAAAACGAATAAATCCTGAATTAAAATCACAACCTTTTGACTCTGAACAATAAATGAATCAACACAATCCGAATAGCTTTTAAATTGTGATAAAACCCCAGcaatttctttcatttttttataatcatttttagtttgcGCTGTTCGAAAATCTTGTATTAACGCCTTTTCAACATCatcatattgattttttatctGTTTAATTATAGAACCAAACCTTAAACatccaaaatataaaattaaataataacaaactaaatttttaCCTGTCTGATGGCAaatcttgagatataatttgcaattttcgaaTAATTTCAGCAACCTCTGTCAACTAagcaacaaaaaagttaatactaataaattaaaaagtgtttaatAGACATTACATTTGTGGAATCGTCAAATAAAGGTGAAGAATAATtgtttggagataaaaacccATTTAAATgagtcattaatttttgtgctTCAACCACACGTTGTCTCGGGGCGTTTATATTATCTAATTGGTCGCCTAAATGTAATACTTTCGCCCCAACTATGTTTATTTTACCATCTAATTCTTGAAATGTATCAATAGCATTCTgtggaaattataaaaattaattttaataatcactagttattttttaaaactgaaCCTTGTTGCTATCTAATAATCCATGAATTTCTTTCCTGAATATTGCCTCATCATCCTGTACACGTGCCTCTAatctttcacattttttttgttgccgTTCTTGAAGTAATGTTAAATCcctacaaatttatttacttcaaaatttcGTTGTGAATTATATAGGTGATTACTTTATAGCTTGCACGAAAGAATCGTGTAAAACCACCGGATTAAACTCTTCGTTTCCTCCTTCTTTCGTTTCGGCAATAGTTCGCCAAGCTAACCTTTCTACGAATTCTTCCGCATCAAATGGTtcctaataaaaaaacaaattgtgttggatataaatttatcgttttttcttttttattacttgttcTAATTCTTTTAGATATTGTTGCatcattttaaataagtaCTTTCATAAACAGAGCTTGTAGaaatcaagatttttttaggttatgtataTTTTGACAGCTGTCATTTGGTTATTAAGGTTATTAAAGAACATTGGGGATTTGGAGCATATTgcaaaaaagaacttttagaataaacgttgtagcaaattttgttcttaacaatattgctctggtgcacttttgctctcagacacatagatatcgagaaaagtacgaaaataatGAGATTTCATGAATTTCGTTGCTTTATTAGCTACTAATGATAACATTCGGGATTCGGagtatatttcaaaaaaaattttagaacaaaagttgtagcaaattttattcttaacaatattgctctgttgcatTTTTACTCTCAGACACATAGCTTtcgagaaaagtacgaaaataatCAGTTTTCATGAATGTCGTTGCTTTACTAGctgctaatggtaacattcgggattcgaagaatattacaaaaaaacttttagaataaacgttgtagcaaattttgttcttaacaatattgctctctgcacttttgctctcagacacatagatatcgagaaaaatacacaAATATTGAGATTTCATGAATTTCGTTGCTTTACTAGCTGCTAATAGCAGCAGTCGGAGCATAgtgcaaaaaaacttttcgaacaaCAGTTGTAGcatattttgttcttaacaatattgctctcttgcacttttgctttcagacacatagatatcgagaaaaatattgagatttCATGATTTTCGTTGCTTTATTAGCTGCTAATAGTAACATTTGggattcggagcatattacaaaaaaacttttcgactaaaaattgtagcaaattttgttcttaccaatattgctctcttgtacttttgctctcagacacATAGATAgagagaaaaatacaaaaatattgagatttcatgaatttcgttgttttactagctgctaatggtaacattcgggtttcggagcatattacaaaaaaacttttataacaaaagttgtagcaaatgttgttcttaacaatattgctctcttgcacttttgttctcagacaaatagatattgagaaaaatacgaaaatactCAGATTTCATAAATTTCGTTGCTTTACTAGGtggtaatggtaacattcagGATTCGGATCATAtgacaaaacaacttttagaacaaatgttgtagcaaattttgttcttaacaataatactctcttacacttttgctctctgACATacacagtgtgtccccggataggtgaaacgactcttataaaatgtaaacttttttcgatattaattgtcatcttttggggttcAGCCCTGCTTGGTTAAAACTACTTTACCTGccacaaaaagagtttttctttcactcTCAAGGCTCActtgttcttttaaaattgataatatatccaaaattagtctttaattaagcagggctaaaccccaaaaaatgacaattaatatcgaaaatattttatcttttataagagtcgtttcacctatctggggacacactgtagatagcgagaaaaatacacAAATATTGAGATTTCATGAATTTCGTAACTTTACTAGCTGCTAATGGCAATATTCGggattcggagcatattataaaaaaaacttttagaagaaaagttgtagcacattttgttcttaataatTTCGATTTCAATTTCGTTGCTTTACTAGCTGCTAATAGTAACATGGATtggaagcatattacaaaaaaacttttagtacaaacattgtattaaaatttgttcttaacaatattgctctcttgcacttttgctctcataCACATAGgtagcgagaaaaatacaaaaatattgaaatttcataaatttcgtTGCTTTACTGGTGGCTAATGGCAACATTCAggattcggagcatattacaaaaaaacttttagaacaaatattgttgtaaattttgttcttaacaatattgctctcttgcacttttgctctcagacacATAGatagcgagaaaaatacgaaaatattgaGATTTCATGAATTTCGTTGCTTTACTAattgctaatggtaacattcgggattcggtgcatattacaaaagaactattagaacaaaagttgtagcaaactttgttCTTAAcgatattgctctcttgcacttttgctctcaaacaCATAGATagcgaaaaaaatacaattttattaagatttcaTGAATTTCGTTGCTTTACTAGCTGCTAATGATAACATTCGGGATTCGGAGCATatgtgaaaaaaacttttagaacaaaagttgtagcatattttgttcttaacaatattggtctgttgtacttttgctctcagatacatagatagcgagaaaatacaaaaatattgagatTTCATGAATTTCGTAGTTTTACTAGCtggtaatggtaacattcgtgATTCAgagaatattacaaaaaaacttttagaacgaatgttgcagcaaattttgttcttaacaatattgctctcttgcacttttgctctcagatacatagatatccaggaaagtacgaaaatattaagattTCACGAATTTCGTTGCTTTATTATATTATGCTCTTTTTCTGGttgtaataattaagaatttttattaaggaaaaacaataattttgttttaattttatttaatattaaattgcaAGTTTTCCTAAATTACTGCTTATCACAATAGGTTCTAAAGTTTCTGTAATAATTCCAGTTGCGACGGTAACATTATTCTCTCGTATCGTAAAAACTTGCCCCATTGTCATAACCATTTTCCATTGCGTCGTTAAATAAACTTGTCCATGATCCCCAGGCAAAATCATTTCGGTACCttcaacttaaaaattaaagaaattagtaatattaatattcgttggttaaaaaattctaacctAGATCTAATCGACAAGGAACATTCCAAGTTTTACTAAAAAGCTGTTGAATGTATTTACTAAGAACGGGTTTTGATCGTCCACCTTCCGATTttgatagaaaataaatactgGCTTTATAGCGATTACTTAATTTTTCACTACCCGGTTTACAAAGTAGCATTCCACGATCAACTTGTTTTAATCGGACACCTCGTAAAAGAGCACCAATATTATCACCAGCAGAagcctaaaaataaaattcatcaaaataaatttaaaaatagtgtttttttatacaattggaacactttttttaaaaatttgaatgtcATTTATCCCTGTTTTAACATCTGTATCAAATCCAAGAAGTTGAGCTTCATCATTTTTCTTCATAACACCTCTTGCTAAAGTACCAACAACTACAGTTCCTCTACCAGGAAGTAGAAACGCATTATCTATGGGTAGCATAAATGGAGATTTTAAATCTCTTTGTGGATCAGGAATATAATTATCTACAGTATCTAGAAGTTGTCGTATTGATGGTTCCCCATATTGTGATTGATCCCCTTTTAAAGCTAATAATCCTGAACCATTGACAATTGGAGTGGCATCACCATCAAATCCAAAGTCTGTTAAAAGTTCTCTTATTTCAAGTTCGATTAAATCTAAAATCTAAATCAGGAGaataacaaattcttttttgaaacGTTTAAAATTTACTTCTTGATCAACTAAATCagctttattaacaaaaacgaCTATTTTTTCTATCCCAACTTGTTTAGCTAATAATAAATGCTCTCTCGTTTGGGGCATTTGACCATCATCAGCAGCAACCACAAGAACAGCTCCATCCATTTGCGATGCCCCCGAGatcatatttttaacataatcaGCATGTCCAGGACAATCTGTATGAGCATAATGTCTCTTTTTTGTACTATATCCAATATGAGCCGCATTTATAGTGAtacctaaaataaataaatttttgaattgaataaaaaggattaataaaattttgtgccTCGAGCTTTTTCTTCTGGTGCTCTATCAATTTGATCgtaagaaacaaaatttgctaaacCATCTTTTTGTAATACTTTCGTAATCGCCGCTGTTAATGTGGTTTTACCGTGATCGACATGACCTATCGTTCCAACATTTACATGTTTTTTCTCggtattttgtaaatttattatggttgtagaaataaattttgaatttcccgcCAATTTGAAAGGaactttttttaggttatgtagTGTCCCGTAACAATTTTGACAAGATTTGCTAATATTACGATAATTCTTAACGATATTCAAGGAATTCAACAATTTTACGTTACTTTTCATAGTTTTCAATGAGTTGAGCgcaaagaaaaatgtataattcaccattttttattggttttaGTAGCGCCGCATTGACAGTTGGATATGTTCACTTAAAATTGATCCTTATTGTAGTATTACATaagtattttatttgaaaatcgCAACAACCACAAGTAGCACCACTGCTTTTTAGTCGCCAGCAGTGACAAGGTTagtaataaagttattttattttcctcCTACTCcctaaaaaatctttaataactaCCCCAAACCACCACAAAAACCTTCTTTA
This genomic stretch from Onthophagus taurus isolate NC chromosome 7, IU_Otau_3.0, whole genome shotgun sequence harbors:
- the LOC111420442 gene encoding exocyst complex component 5 codes for the protein MMQQYLKELEQEPFDAEEFVERLAWRTIAETKEGGNEEFNPVVLHDSFVQAIKDLTLLQERQQKKCERLEARVQDDEAIFRKEIHGLLDSNKNAIDTFQELDGKINIVGAKVLHLGDQLDNINAPRQRVVEAQKLMTHLNGFLSPNNYSSPLFDDSTNLTEVAEIIRKLQIISQDLPSDRFGSIIKQIKNQYDDVEKALIQDFRTAQTKNDYKKMKEIAGVLSQFKSYSDCVDSFIVQSQKGCLSNKDVFLYMLNLCKNSYEIIKQVFNNPEQVISKYVLNLYHSHLQMYIQERLSITKLDTYNYLKVLYDLYSRTLQLSSNLESANMSDKSFLEKLTNNIYKSYIENYINLELDCLKGRLADVLKKYYESKNHQKRQLHSGGFQELRRDIQAAIGTRTNLNIAQIENYGGETFLSEELAITVLQDSKLAFQRCLLLSKSDEKASNAVRILDELQKYLLIDHIAYAIELGLQSIPVVEGPKIPPNFYFFTVIHQSNNIIHLLEKQFVDLVVPLVTKSPEKYSECLQMKKQRLEEIEKKVNIGFDRCLTAIVTWVKLYLQSEQKKSDFKPDTDDINTVASNACRGVTQYITNTISQITNNLDGNNVVVILQELGIKLHKVIYEHLLQFQYNTLGGMIVICDLNEYRSCTKPLGPLVAKLFETLHALCNLLLVKPENLDQVREDSLVDLDPSIVNSFIQLRSDAKILKLRI
- the LOC111420351 gene encoding elongation factor Tu, yielding MVNYTFFFALNSLKTMKSNVKLLNSLNIVKNYRNISKSCQNCYGTLHNLKKVPFKLAGNSKFISTTIINLQNTEKKHVNVGTIGHVDHGKTTLTAAITKVLQKDGLANFVSYDQIDRAPEEKARGITINAAHIGYSTKKRHYAHTDCPGHADYVKNMISGASQMDGAVLVVAADDGQMPQTREHLLLAKQVGIEKIVVFVNKADLVDQEILDLIELEIRELLTDFGFDGDATPIVNGSGLLALKGDQSQYGEPSIRQLLDTVDNYIPDPQRDLKSPFMLPIDNAFLLPGRGTVVVGTLARGVMKKNDEAQLLGFDTDVKTGINDIQIFKKSVPIASAGDNIGALLRGVRLKQVDRGMLLCKPGSEKLSNRYKASIYFLSKSEGGRSKPVLSKYIQQLFSKTWNVPCRLDLVEGTEMILPGDHGQVYLTTQWKMVMTMGQVFTIRENNVTVATGIITETLEPIVISSNLGKLAI